From Sulfurimonas sp., one genomic window encodes:
- a CDS encoding Bro-N domain-containing protein, which produces MKPHESIKLFEEKKVRTLWDDEQEKWYVSIVDAIEILTDSQDFQRARKYWNKLKQRLKDEGNETVTNCHQLKMKAEDGKMRLTDVADTEQLFRLIQSVPSPKAEPFKLWLARVASERLDEMSDPELSIDRALKQYLELGYSENWINQRLKSIEIRKELTDEWKRVGVQEGAEFATLTDIITKTWADKTTKEYKILKGLKKENPRDNMTNTELILNMLAEASTKDISEVINPKSFEESKDVAKQGGNVAKVARAELEAKTGKKVVTSQNAKSLLEDKEKISWDDSTRELSGSKKNDN; this is translated from the coding sequence ATGAAACCGCATGAATCTATCAAACTTTTTGAAGAGAAGAAAGTAAGAACTCTCTGGGATGATGAGCAAGAGAAATGGTATGTATCTATCGTAGATGCTATTGAAATTTTGACGGACAGCCAAGATTTTCAAAGAGCAAGAAAATATTGGAATAAGTTAAAACAACGGCTAAAAGACGAAGGAAATGAAACGGTGACAAATTGTCACCAGTTGAAAATGAAAGCAGAAGATGGCAAAATGAGGCTAACGGATGTAGCCGATACCGAGCAGCTTTTTAGGCTTATCCAGTCTGTCCCCTCACCAAAAGCAGAGCCTTTTAAGCTTTGGTTGGCAAGGGTGGCAAGTGAGCGGCTTGATGAGATGAGCGACCCTGAACTTAGCATCGATAGAGCATTAAAACAGTATTTGGAACTCGGATATAGCGAAAACTGGATAAATCAAAGACTAAAAAGCATAGAGATACGAAAAGAGCTGACAGATGAGTGGAAAAGAGTGGGAGTGCAAGAGGGAGCAGAGTTTGCGACACTCACGGACATTATCACAAAAACTTGGGCTGATAAAACAACAAAAGAGTACAAAATCCTAAAAGGTCTCAAAAAAGAGAACCCGCGGGACAATATGACAAATACGGAGCTGATTTTAAACATGTTGGCAGAAGCTTCTACCAAAGACATCTCAGAAGTGATAAATCCTAAAAGCTTTGAAGAGAGCAAAGATGTAGCCAAACAAGGCGGCAATGTAGCAAAAGTCGCACGAGCCGAACTTGAAGCCAAAACGGGTAAAAAGGTAGTAACAAGCCAAAACGCAAAAAGTTTGCTTGAAGATAAAGAAAAAATAAGTTGGGATGATTCCACAAGAGAGTTAAGTGGAAGCAAGAAGAACGATAACTAG
- a CDS encoding class I SAM-dependent methyltransferase produces MIPFNYLGFVFKHLGSLIYPKEVLEELCIFLKPFSHQESVLDVGAGTGVMSEFAYKCNNKLKYVAVDPAEGMLKFALPFIETYVASAEELPFEDNSFDVVLMGESLHHFYNPSIAFQEVKRVLKKDGKLFIYDFDVSTFRGKSICMMEKLFGEPAHFYKPSALKEILEEYGFSVNIVNHKWRYTVSASLS; encoded by the coding sequence ATGATACCTTTTAATTATCTAGGGTTTGTTTTTAAACATTTAGGCTCACTTATATATCCTAAAGAAGTTTTGGAAGAACTATGTATATTTTTAAAACCTTTTTCTCATCAAGAATCTGTTTTGGATGTCGGAGCAGGCACGGGAGTCATGAGTGAATTTGCTTATAAATGCAATAATAAATTAAAATATGTAGCCGTAGATCCGGCAGAGGGCATGCTTAAATTTGCTTTACCTTTTATAGAGACATATGTTGCAAGTGCGGAAGAACTTCCTTTTGAAGATAATAGTTTTGATGTCGTGCTTATGGGAGAATCACTGCATCACTTTTATAATCCGAGTATTGCATTTCAAGAAGTTAAACGGGTTTTAAAAAAAGACGGAAAACTTTTTATTTATGATTTTGATGTGAGTACATTTCGAGGGAAAAGTATCTGTATGATGGAAAAACTCTTTGGGGAGCCTGCCCATTTTTATAAACCGAGTGCATTAAAAGAGATACTTGAAGAATATGGCTTTTCTGTAAATATCGTTAATCATAAGTGGCGATACACAGTGAGCGCTTCCCTGTCTTGA
- a CDS encoding F0F1 ATP synthase subunit A, whose protein sequence is MGELFTFFGLISHEKTFIYMTHMLLAAGIALMLVKMAMSNLKIVPTGAQNVMEAYISGVLKMGTDVMGQEAARRYLPLVATIGLFVGIANLIGVIPGFEAPTAFLEFAFTLALSVFIYYNYEGIRRQGVVKYFKHFLGPVWWLYWLMFPIEIVSHFSRLVSLSFRLFGNVKGDDMFLMVILMLAPWLLPMIPYALLTFMAFLQAFIFMMLTYVYLGSAITVEEHH, encoded by the coding sequence ATGGGTGAATTGTTCACATTTTTCGGTCTAATTTCTCACGAAAAGACTTTTATCTATATGACACACATGCTGCTTGCTGCAGGTATCGCTTTGATGCTTGTAAAGATGGCTATGTCAAACTTGAAAATAGTTCCAACCGGAGCTCAAAATGTAATGGAAGCGTATATTTCAGGCGTTCTTAAAATGGGAACGGATGTTATGGGGCAAGAAGCTGCTCGTCGTTATCTTCCTCTTGTTGCTACTATCGGTCTTTTTGTCGGTATCGCCAACTTAATCGGTGTTATCCCTGGGTTTGAAGCTCCTACTGCATTTTTAGAGTTTGCATTTACGCTGGCTCTTTCGGTATTTATCTACTATAACTATGAGGGTATCCGCCGTCAAGGTGTCGTTAAGTACTTCAAGCACTTTTTGGGACCTGTTTGGTGGTTATACTGGTTAATGTTTCCAATCGAGATTGTCTCTCACTTCTCTCGTTTAGTTTCACTTAGCTTCCGTCTTTTTGGAAATGTTAAGGGTGACGATATGTTCTTGATGGTTATCTTGATGCTTGCTCCTTGGTTGCTTCCGATGATACCGTACGCATTATTAACATTTATGGCATTTTTGCAAGCGTTTATCTTTATGATGCTTACTTATGTTTACCTTGGTAGTGCAATAACTGTTGAAGAGCATCACTAA
- a CDS encoding bifunctional riboflavin kinase/FAD synthetase, translating into MKNSTSIAIGGFDGMHIGHQKLFGALDKGGTIVVIETGYANLTPKKERQRFSHYPIVYLELDSIRHLSGEEFILFLKEKFPKLKKIVVGYDFHFGKNRKYSFNDLKTLFDGEVIVIDEVSLHGDSVHSHKIRAKLQIGDIKGANAFLGHNYTIRGNVVSGQGIGKKELVATINVEAEDFLMPKEGVYTTLTRIDDEEHFHPSVSFVGHRVTTDGSFALESHILDGEVFCKEKASISFVSFIRENQKFDSIAELKKAIKKDILIASKELKFLQI; encoded by the coding sequence ATGAAAAACAGCACATCTATTGCTATAGGCGGTTTTGACGGGATGCATATCGGGCATCAAAAACTCTTTGGCGCGCTAGATAAAGGCGGTACTATCGTTGTTATAGAGACTGGGTATGCAAACTTGACTCCAAAAAAAGAGCGACAGAGGTTTTCGCACTATCCTATCGTCTATCTTGAGTTAGATTCTATTCGCCATTTAAGCGGAGAGGAGTTTATACTTTTTTTAAAAGAGAAGTTCCCAAAACTCAAAAAGATAGTCGTCGGCTATGATTTTCATTTTGGAAAAAACAGAAAATACTCATTCAACGACTTAAAAACTCTCTTTGACGGAGAGGTTATCGTCATAGATGAGGTGTCGCTTCACGGAGACTCTGTTCACTCTCACAAGATTAGGGCAAAGCTTCAAATCGGAGATATTAAAGGAGCCAACGCTTTTTTAGGGCATAATTACACTATTAGAGGAAATGTGGTCTCAGGGCAGGGAATAGGCAAAAAAGAGTTGGTTGCGACTATAAATGTAGAAGCGGAAGATTTTTTGATGCCAAAAGAGGGTGTTTATACAACGCTGACACGCATTGACGATGAAGAGCATTTTCATCCGTCGGTCTCTTTTGTAGGTCATAGAGTGACTACTGACGGGAGTTTTGCGTTAGAGAGTCATATACTTGACGGCGAAGTTTTTTGTAAAGAGAAGGCAAGCATTAGTTTTGTCTCATTTATTAGAGAAAATCAAAAATTTGACTCAATCGCAGAGCTAAAAAAAGCAATAAAAAAAGATATATTAATCGCTTCAAAGGAGCTAAAATTTTTACAGATATAA
- a CDS encoding tRNA pseudouridine(13) synthase TruD, whose protein sequence is MNRFKGAKIFTDIKELDREYLQSTQDINFKFYQNERDFVVDEVPKEEFLGRGNYLILKVQKVELTTWDMIAVFAELLDVPAQKIGYAGLKDKHATTTQYISVESKHEHALKNFQHKQIKILEKIRHSHSIRMGDLAGNRFSINLYDVDMMDAGKIEKVARKIAKTGLPNYFGYQRFGQDASSIDQAKEMIKGELFIEDAKLKSFLISVYQSYYFNEWLRERIILSREKNNSEFLLLSGDVYVGKDGKLSTLKLIPTKEFASKKLVPTGLLCGRDTFRAKYDAREIEEKYDDEFLPEKGYRREALIYPSDIDCKFVKKETMLNLSFTLPKGSYATVFLESIAGKNYSAKDVKQEKSRKNR, encoded by the coding sequence ATTAATCGCTTCAAAGGAGCTAAAATTTTTACAGATATAAAAGAGTTAGATAGAGAATATCTACAAAGCACGCAAGATATAAATTTTAAATTTTATCAAAATGAGAGAGATTTCGTAGTTGATGAAGTACCAAAAGAAGAGTTTTTAGGCAGGGGAAATTACCTGATTTTAAAGGTGCAAAAAGTTGAGCTTACGACTTGGGATATGATAGCCGTATTTGCGGAGTTGCTTGATGTTCCTGCTCAAAAGATAGGCTACGCAGGACTTAAAGATAAACATGCAACCACGACGCAGTATATCTCCGTAGAGTCAAAACATGAGCACGCACTTAAGAATTTTCAACATAAGCAGATAAAAATTTTAGAGAAAATCAGACATTCGCACTCTATAAGAATGGGCGATTTAGCCGGAAACAGGTTTAGCATAAATCTTTATGATGTCGATATGATGGATGCAGGCAAAATAGAAAAAGTTGCTAGAAAAATTGCAAAAACGGGACTTCCAAACTACTTTGGATACCAGAGATTCGGACAAGATGCTTCTAGTATAGATCAAGCAAAAGAGATGATAAAGGGCGAACTTTTTATCGAAGATGCAAAATTAAAGAGCTTTTTGATTTCTGTTTATCAGAGTTACTACTTTAATGAGTGGCTAAGAGAGAGAATTATTTTGAGCAGAGAAAAAAACAACTCTGAGTTTTTACTTTTAAGCGGCGATGTTTATGTAGGAAAAGACGGTAAATTATCGACTCTAAAGTTGATTCCGACTAAAGAGTTTGCATCTAAAAAATTAGTACCGACGGGGCTTCTTTGCGGCAGAGATACCTTTCGTGCAAAATATGATGCAAGAGAGATAGAAGAGAAGTATGATGATGAGTTTTTACCGGAAAAGGGGTATAGAAGAGAGGCTCTTATATATCCTAGCGACATTGATTGTAAGTTTGTTAAAAAAGAGACAATGTTAAATCTCTCTTTTACGCTTCCAAAAGGCTCTTATGCAACCGTGTTTTTAGAAAGTATTGCAGGAAAAAACTACAGCGCAAAAGATGTAAAACAGGAAAAAAGCAGAAAAAATAGATAA
- a CDS encoding TlyA family RNA methyltransferase: MLQRLDNYLVEEGLATSRNKAQTLIKDGFVSVNGEQIIKSSFVIKESDRVVVNEHKEFVSRAAFKLSSFLDELGLDLKGMVALDIGSSTGGFTQVLLESGVKEVSAVDVGREQLHISLKNDARVHSYEECDIREFKSDKKFDIVVSDVAFISLLNILDAVDRFANDKIILLFKPQFEVGREAKRDKKGVVTDEKAILHAMIKFEDACALLGWKLIQKSASKLTGKEGNLEYCYFFEKQF, translated from the coding sequence ATGTTACAAAGATTGGATAATTACTTAGTTGAAGAGGGTTTGGCAACTAGCAGAAATAAAGCTCAAACTCTCATAAAAGATGGATTTGTCAGTGTAAACGGCGAACAGATAATTAAGAGTTCTTTCGTCATAAAAGAGAGTGACAGAGTTGTCGTAAACGAGCATAAAGAGTTTGTATCTCGCGCGGCTTTTAAACTGAGCAGTTTTTTAGATGAGTTAGGGCTTGACTTAAAAGGTATGGTGGCTCTTGACATCGGCTCTTCAACAGGCGGTTTTACACAAGTTTTGCTTGAGAGCGGAGTAAAAGAGGTAAGTGCGGTTGATGTTGGGCGAGAGCAGTTGCATATAAGCTTGAAAAATGACGCAAGAGTCCACTCATACGAAGAGTGCGATATAAGAGAATTTAAGAGTGATAAAAAGTTTGACATAGTAGTCAGCGATGTCGCTTTTATATCGCTGCTGAATATTTTGGATGCTGTAGACAGATTTGCAAACGACAAAATTATACTGCTCTTTAAACCTCAGTTTGAAGTAGGACGAGAGGCAAAAAGAGATAAAAAGGGTGTGGTTACTGATGAAAAAGCCATCTTGCATGCCATGATAAAATTTGAAGATGCATGTGCTTTGTTAGGGTGGAAGCTTATCCAAAAATCCGCTTCAAAACTAACGGGCAAAGAGGGAAATTTGGAGTACTGTTACTTTTTTGAGAAGCAGTTTTAG
- a CDS encoding sensor domain-containing diguanylate cyclase: protein MKKIKKIIKHLLFRYYSLSILKKFLLAPLLGLILVLPFYIFIFLNMLEMKQSVNSVNDELMPLQEISFNNILLLEKIVNEMNSAVSAKEVEWIDDSNKHADKIRENLNRYKESSYKREIKESITAFNNYYRTVKEVSAKIVLNDQCYTNIENDTKVLVQNYNEIDGLFKSLKLQIKNDIEKNFNSLYCNTNFILFNGNFIFSIWFFISTLIIFLVYRDIRYKINKIVEDSKEIARGDVDFEKRLCIVSYDELGQIVKSINMFINKLHKNHEELSDAKKELDTLYITDRLTNVYNRVKIDEIIDTELKKKKRYDHICSVILIDVDYFKLVNDTYGHLVGDSILKEFATLLKESVRDTDYVGRWGGEEFIIVCPQTDKNGALSLAEHLRGKIEESNFTAVGKKTASFGIATCTKEDDIQSLIDNADKALYRAKGGGRNQVVCYN from the coding sequence ATGAAGAAAATTAAAAAAATTATTAAACACTTGCTTTTTCGCTACTACTCTCTCTCCATTCTTAAAAAATTTTTATTGGCACCTCTGCTTGGTCTTATTTTAGTTCTGCCTTTTTATATCTTTATATTTTTAAATATGCTAGAGATGAAACAATCCGTAAACAGTGTTAACGATGAGTTAATGCCGCTGCAAGAAATTTCATTTAATAATATTTTGCTATTAGAAAAAATTGTTAATGAAATGAATAGTGCGGTCTCTGCGAAAGAGGTAGAGTGGATAGATGATTCTAATAAACATGCCGATAAAATAAGGGAAAATCTAAACAGATACAAAGAGAGCAGCTATAAAAGAGAGATAAAAGAGAGCATAACCGCCTTTAATAACTATTATCGAACGGTAAAAGAGGTATCTGCTAAAATAGTGCTAAATGACCAATGTTATACGAATATTGAAAACGATACGAAAGTTTTAGTTCAAAACTATAATGAAATAGACGGCTTATTTAAAAGTTTAAAATTACAAATAAAAAATGATATCGAAAAAAATTTCAACTCTCTCTATTGCAATACAAACTTTATTTTATTTAACGGTAACTTCATATTTTCTATATGGTTTTTTATATCTACTCTAATTATATTTTTAGTTTATAGAGATATAAGATATAAAATAAATAAAATAGTAGAGGACTCAAAAGAGATAGCAAGGGGAGATGTAGACTTTGAAAAGAGGCTCTGCATAGTCTCTTATGACGAACTTGGTCAAATAGTCAAATCAATAAATATGTTTATCAATAAACTTCATAAAAACCATGAAGAGTTATCCGATGCAAAAAAGGAGCTAGATACTCTTTACATTACGGATAGACTCACAAATGTTTACAATAGAGTAAAAATTGATGAAATAATTGACACGGAACTTAAAAAGAAAAAGAGATACGACCATATATGTTCGGTTATTTTAATCGATGTAGATTATTTTAAGCTAGTAAACGACACATACGGTCATCTCGTCGGTGATTCGATTTTAAAAGAGTTTGCTACTCTTCTTAAAGAGAGCGTTAGAGATACCGACTATGTGGGCAGATGGGGCGGTGAAGAGTTTATAATCGTCTGCCCGCAAACGGATAAAAACGGGGCTCTCTCTTTGGCTGAACATTTAAGAGGCAAAATTGAGGAGTCTAATTTTACTGCAGTAGGTAAAAAAACGGCAAGTTTCGGTATAGCAACCTGCACCAAAGAAGATGATATTCAATCACTCATAGACAACGCCGATAAAGCTCTCTACAGGGCAAAAGGCGGCGGTCGTAATCAGGTTGTTTGTTATAATTGA
- a CDS encoding nucleotidyltransferase domain-containing protein, with the protein MRLSEFEIETIKKHFKSFFPHAKLYLFGSRVDESKKGGDIDLYIETKSNEYSYAKLLEFNSSIQKDIGEQKIDIVVNKIDKNLDKSIYQNAKKTGVFLG; encoded by the coding sequence ATGAGATTAAGCGAATTTGAAATTGAGACTATTAAAAAACATTTTAAATCTTTTTTTCCGCATGCCAAGCTTTATCTTTTTGGAAGCAGAGTAGATGAGAGCAAAAAAGGCGGAGATATAGACCTCTATATCGAAACTAAGAGTAATGAATATAGTTATGCTAAACTTTTGGAGTTTAATTCATCTATTCAAAAAGATATAGGTGAGCAAAAAATAGATATAGTCGTAAATAAAATAGATAAAAATTTAGATAAATCTATATATCAAAATGCTAAAAAAACAGGAGTTTTTCTTGGATGA
- a CDS encoding type II toxin-antitoxin system RelE/ParE family toxin: protein MSIQKKYLIIYKKHINLPYFTSHNSNNTPNCPLYPLVFKLIFEHFMNHFYFTFFKQLSTAYFNSAVDIYFNDEEIRDMIFKGYSVVYEVDTENGLIIILNIFHKNQLL from the coding sequence ATGAGTATACAAAAAAAATATCTTATTATTTATAAAAAACATATCAACTTGCCATATTTTACTTCTCATAACAGCAACAATACTCCAAATTGCCCTCTTTACCCGTTAGTTTTTAAGCTGATTTTTGAGCATTTTATGAATCATTTTTACTTCACCTTTTTTAAGCAGCTTTCTACTGCCTATTTTAATTCCGCCGTTGACATCTATTTCAATGATGAAGAAATCAGAGATATGATTTTTAAAGGTTATTCAGTGGTTTATGAAGTAGATACAGAAAATGGCTTGATAATTATTTTAAATATATTTCATAAAAATCAACTTCTATAA